The Abyssicoccus albus genome includes a region encoding these proteins:
- a CDS encoding lipid II:glycine glycyltransferase FemX codes for MIKGVSLTNQEHDEFVINHENGDLLQLSDWAKTKELTGWYAKRIAVADDGQVLGVGQILFKKIKRTKYTLAYISRGFVANYHQTYVIKALLDEAIKVSKAEHAYCIKIDPDIELKEHPNLINALESIGFKHKGLFNGLDARYIQPRMTMVTDISPSMDEVIQSFESGNRSNVRRSLKKGTIAYKGTREDLPKFYELMKETGERNVFLTRSLSYFETIYDCMNPGGHMEVFFVKLDPDHSLQEIEKEINALNEEKEALKEKSNKKSKGKLKEIDNRLPKLSKQQQDMLELKQEHPNGVHLSGAMLGLNGHKAYYLYSGSSNSYREYLPNHLMQVTLMEYAKSQGATQYDFGGVSIDLDEDDPQHGLYQFKKVWGTELSEKVGEFDYVLKPIQYALFDKGIEVYRNTKKKLNKRKNK; via the coding sequence ATGATTAAAGGCGTAAGCTTAACAAATCAAGAGCACGATGAATTTGTAATCAATCATGAGAATGGTGATTTATTGCAGTTGTCTGATTGGGCAAAAACGAAAGAATTAACAGGATGGTATGCGAAACGAATTGCTGTTGCAGATGATGGACAAGTGCTCGGTGTCGGCCAAATATTATTTAAAAAAATTAAAAGAACTAAATATACTTTAGCTTATATTTCACGCGGCTTTGTTGCGAATTATCACCAAACATACGTCATTAAAGCGTTATTAGATGAAGCAATTAAAGTGAGTAAAGCAGAGCATGCATATTGCATCAAAATTGACCCGGATATTGAGTTGAAAGAGCATCCTAATTTGATCAATGCTTTAGAAAGTATTGGATTTAAACATAAAGGTTTGTTTAACGGATTGGATGCACGTTATATTCAACCGAGAATGACGATGGTCACTGATATATCCCCTTCGATGGATGAAGTGATTCAATCATTTGAGTCAGGCAATCGAAGTAATGTTCGCCGTAGTTTAAAGAAGGGGACAATTGCGTATAAAGGAACACGTGAAGATTTGCCGAAGTTTTATGAGCTGATGAAAGAAACAGGAGAACGCAATGTGTTCTTAACTCGAAGTTTATCTTACTTTGAGACGATTTATGACTGCATGAATCCAGGCGGACATATGGAAGTATTCTTTGTAAAATTAGACCCTGATCATTCTTTACAAGAGATTGAGAAGGAAATTAATGCATTGAACGAAGAGAAAGAAGCTTTAAAAGAAAAGAGTAATAAAAAATCTAAAGGAAAACTGAAAGAGATAGATAATCGTCTGCCGAAATTATCGAAGCAACAACAAGATATGCTAGAACTAAAACAAGAGCATCCAAACGGCGTTCATTTATCCGGCGCGATGCTCGGATTAAACGGCCATAAAGCTTATTATTTATACAGTGGTTCATCTAATAGTTATCGTGAATACTTACCAAACCACTTGATGCAAGTAACTTTAATGGAGTATGCTAAATCGCAAGGTGCGACACAATATGATTTCGGTGGTGTCAGTATTGATTTAGATGAAGATGATCCACAACATGGCTTGTATCAGTTTAAGAAAGTATGGGGCACAGAACTAAGTGAGAAAGTCGGAGAGTTTGACTACGTCTTAAAGCCGATTCAATATGCTTTGTTCGATAAAGGCATAGAAGTGTATCGTAACACGAAGAAAAAATTAAATAAGAGAAAAAATAAATAA
- a CDS encoding GTPase domain-containing protein, whose amino-acid sequence MDKLINEFNDYVINKVKLKYGVLGQADAGKSSLINLLTNNKDAYVSSQTDATMQIDAYDYENRAELIDFPGVGTTHHNLKKYKRYIDTLKLDRVLYIFSSKIKNVDMKVIEYLAKKDVRIIFVFNKVDSLTDVSGQQSRAQMEREKDLELEQQFKKYIQPPMSYIYTSVLTNEGIDQLKETLREDIAEKEEKVRQLMNDDEMINQFITYKTNTLIPKIFAPSFKDIIMSRKYENIEQSILKHYHLKQNDNKITSIDERINTFKQKAEQTKSMFNLNQLLKFITPILKLKKLKPIFFMATILTEAGVKDVVTIIRSILAYVGDAEHLTKKEISNHTN is encoded by the coding sequence ATGGATAAATTGATAAATGAATTCAATGATTACGTAATCAATAAAGTTAAATTGAAATATGGTGTGTTAGGTCAAGCGGATGCAGGCAAAAGTTCATTGATTAACTTGCTAACGAATAATAAGGATGCGTATGTATCATCACAAACCGATGCGACGATGCAAATTGATGCATACGATTATGAAAATAGAGCGGAATTAATTGACTTCCCGGGTGTTGGTACGACGCATCATAACTTGAAGAAGTACAAACGGTATATCGATACGCTTAAGCTTGATCGAGTGTTGTATATTTTCTCAAGTAAAATTAAAAATGTTGATATGAAAGTGATTGAATATTTAGCAAAAAAAGATGTGAGAATCATCTTCGTATTTAACAAGGTTGATAGCTTAACTGATGTATCAGGGCAACAATCAAGAGCTCAAATGGAGCGAGAAAAAGATTTAGAACTTGAACAACAGTTCAAAAAATATATCCAACCACCAATGTCTTATATTTACACGAGTGTTTTAACAAATGAAGGTATCGATCAGTTGAAGGAAACGCTCCGTGAAGATATTGCTGAAAAAGAAGAGAAAGTTCGCCAACTCATGAATGATGATGAAATGATCAATCAATTTATCACATACAAGACGAACACGCTGATTCCTAAAATATTTGCACCAAGTTTTAAAGATATTATTATGAGTCGTAAGTATGAGAATATTGAACAGTCGATTTTAAAACATTATCATTTAAAGCAAAATGATAATAAAATCACCTCGATTGATGAACGGATTAACACTTTCAAACAAAAAGCAGAACAAACTAAGTCAATGTTTAACTTAAATCAATTGTTGAAATTCATCACCCCGATACTGAAACTGAAAAAATTAAAACCGATATTTTTTATGGCGACGATTTTGACCGAAGCAGGCGTTAAAGATGTCGTTACGATTATTCGCAGTATCCTCGCTTACGTTGGAGATGCTGAACACCTAACAAAAAAAGAAATCTCAAATCATACGAATTAA
- a CDS encoding DUF368 domain-containing protein — MKQIQWINILRGYAMGISDLIPGVSGGTIALLLGIYDDFIQAISGLFSKHFKKNFLFLLPLGIGIILAIGTLSKLISYLLEYHVIPTQFFFLGLIAGIIPFLLRLSKPKENFKLIHYIVIIIGVLLLLWMSLNQMEKTDVSSVELTTPMLIQLYIAGILASSAMLLPGISGSFVLLLLGFYGIVIYSVSEVVSFNFALLPVIIAVGLGVMTGFIVSSKLINYMLTHFTYLTYSLIIGLVIGSLFNVFPGLPSSIIVWIITVFTFTIGFLVSYTLGNKTLDEMT; from the coding sequence ATGAAACAGATACAGTGGATTAATATATTACGTGGATATGCTATGGGGATTAGTGACCTAATTCCAGGTGTCAGTGGAGGAACGATTGCATTATTGCTTGGTATTTATGATGACTTTATTCAAGCGATTAGCGGTTTGTTTTCAAAACACTTCAAAAAGAATTTTCTATTTCTATTGCCTCTCGGTATTGGAATTATATTGGCGATTGGTACGTTAAGTAAATTGATTAGTTATTTACTCGAATACCATGTCATACCGACGCAATTTTTCTTTTTAGGTTTAATTGCAGGGATTATTCCGTTCTTGTTGCGACTATCTAAACCTAAAGAAAACTTTAAACTGATACATTATATTGTCATTATTATAGGCGTCTTGTTATTGTTATGGATGAGTTTAAATCAAATGGAAAAAACGGATGTGAGCTCAGTTGAACTGACAACACCGATGTTAATCCAATTATATATTGCAGGAATTTTAGCATCGAGTGCGATGTTATTACCTGGTATTAGCGGGTCATTCGTCTTATTGTTGCTAGGGTTTTATGGCATCGTGATTTATTCGGTTAGTGAAGTTGTATCATTTAACTTTGCCTTATTACCCGTAATTATTGCTGTAGGACTTGGAGTCATGACTGGATTTATCGTATCCAGTAAATTAATTAATTATATGTTAACGCATTTCACATATTTAACATATTCGTTAATTATTGGCCTTGTCATTGGCTCTTTGTTCAACGTATTTCCTGGGTTACCTAGCTCAATCATTGTATGGATTATCACTGTGTTCACATTTACTATTGGCTTTTTAGTCAGCTATACACTTGGTAATAAGACGCTAGATGAAATGACATAA
- a CDS encoding thermonuclease family protein encodes MNILHIIRNLALCLIMLTTVFPITSSANDVSQDLIISEYIEGSSYNKAIELYNPTSTPIDLSSYTLVSFVNGANLEQGTKGSVQLEGTLEPNDVYVIAHQSASDAILQHADLTGGSTAFNFNGDDTLVLFKNLNKDTYEGTVVDSIGQLGFDPGSAFGQDVRTQDTTLIRSHLTPDKNPEDNYDPSAYFTALPKDTFDHIGSFQSDVTAPEPEQPQSEYTVTVSKVTDGDTIKIEPAILGSNTIRMTNMDTPETYHLGAYDAELIDSNHDHSQKYHGDLATKALSEMISVGDTVTIKVNVDKPTDDYGRILGQVYDGNTNINLEMVKQGYAVSYFIYPVGDMNVYHQFQDAVKYAKDQQLGIWQTEHTLMELPFVFRARSQGKGLQRYVGNSDTKEYYLPENYQDISVEHRIFFTEEQAKANGYTLAEGQDAPTEPTEPEQYKQVTIDKARTAAQNTPVIVEGIVTYIDGKNAYIEDGTGGIVVRSENTSFNIGEQITAQGKTSSYFGLSQIVTEDITQSGAMNEVIAKEIDLSEANETHEGQYVALTNVTVQSVNEYNEFLVKDEAGHTVLIKGQSQNDLEVGQTYAKITGPLSYSYSNYKVLLDDAQQHVEEPTTEEPTVESPSKEKPNKGKAKGKNKQKKSHPKFDTHPSKVKNPHAA; translated from the coding sequence TTGAATATTTTACATATTATTCGTAACCTGGCCCTGTGCTTAATCATGCTCACAACGGTATTCCCTATCACGTCTAGTGCAAATGATGTGAGTCAAGACTTGATCATTAGCGAATACATTGAAGGGTCTAGTTATAACAAAGCAATTGAATTATACAACCCAACATCAACACCGATCGACTTAAGCAGCTATACACTTGTTTCGTTTGTTAACGGTGCAAATCTCGAACAAGGGACTAAAGGTTCAGTTCAATTAGAAGGAACACTTGAACCAAATGATGTGTATGTCATTGCTCATCAAAGTGCATCTGATGCAATTCTTCAACATGCAGATTTGACAGGTGGTTCAACGGCATTTAACTTCAATGGTGATGATACACTTGTCCTATTTAAAAACTTAAACAAAGATACTTATGAAGGTACCGTTGTCGATTCAATTGGACAACTTGGTTTTGATCCAGGAAGTGCTTTCGGCCAAGATGTTCGTACACAAGATACGACGTTAATCCGTAGTCATTTGACACCGGATAAAAATCCTGAAGACAACTACGATCCAAGTGCATATTTTACAGCATTACCGAAAGACACATTTGATCATATCGGGTCATTCCAATCAGATGTCACTGCTCCTGAACCTGAACAACCACAATCTGAATATACAGTGACTGTATCAAAAGTAACAGATGGTGATACGATTAAAATCGAGCCCGCAATTTTAGGCAGTAATACGATTCGTATGACAAATATGGATACACCTGAAACATATCATTTAGGTGCCTATGATGCAGAGCTCATTGACTCAAACCATGATCACTCTCAAAAATATCACGGTGATCTTGCAACGAAAGCATTAAGCGAAATGATTAGCGTCGGTGATACGGTAACGATTAAAGTTAACGTTGATAAACCTACAGATGATTATGGACGTATTTTAGGTCAAGTATATGATGGTAATACAAACATTAATTTAGAAATGGTGAAACAAGGTTATGCGGTATCGTACTTCATATATCCAGTAGGCGATATGAATGTATATCATCAGTTCCAAGATGCTGTTAAATATGCTAAAGATCAACAATTAGGTATTTGGCAGACAGAACATACATTAATGGAATTGCCATTTGTATTTAGAGCGCGCTCTCAAGGTAAAGGATTACAACGTTATGTTGGAAATTCTGACACTAAGGAATATTATTTACCAGAAAATTATCAAGACATATCGGTAGAACACCGTATTTTCTTCACTGAAGAACAAGCAAAAGCGAATGGTTACACACTGGCAGAAGGTCAAGATGCACCGACTGAGCCGACTGAACCAGAACAATACAAACAAGTGACGATTGACAAAGCGCGAACAGCAGCTCAAAATACACCGGTCATCGTTGAAGGTATCGTCACATACATCGATGGTAAAAATGCATACATTGAAGATGGTACTGGTGGTATTGTCGTGCGCAGTGAGAACACGTCATTTAATATTGGAGAACAGATTACTGCTCAAGGTAAAACATCTTCTTACTTCGGTTTAAGTCAAATCGTAACAGAAGATATTACTCAATCAGGTGCAATGAATGAAGTGATTGCTAAAGAGATTGATTTAAGTGAAGCAAACGAAACGCATGAAGGACAATACGTTGCATTAACAAATGTTACAGTTCAAAGCGTCAATGAATATAATGAGTTTTTAGTAAAGGATGAAGCAGGTCATACAGTGTTAATTAAAGGTCAATCACAAAACGACTTAGAAGTCGGTCAGACTTACGCTAAAATCACTGGGCCGTTATCTTATAGTTACTCTAACTACAAAGTATTGTTAGATGATGCACAACAACATGTAGAAGAGCCAACGACTGAGGAACCTACTGTAGAATCTCCTTCTAAAGAAAAACCAAATAAAGGGAAGGCTAAAGGAAAGAATAAACAGAAAAAATCACATCCAAAGTTTGATACACACCCAAGTAAAGTTAAAAACCCACATGCAGCATAA
- a CDS encoding DsbA family protein, which yields MDIIYYLDFKCPFCYMGLSQLEEAVESFDEEVNLSFHSFVLADPTSKKLMGDVHKYKESFNVRIKPKKPVKFNTFLAHQTLHAINEADQLNFIKDAYELVFEEQQKLDEKTLKPLWEKYNVTSDEVMTDEMKDKVLTIHQEAVKDEVEQIPVVVIDDQYAVVGAQRKEGYLKAMEQAKAGEA from the coding sequence ATGGATATCATATATTATTTAGATTTTAAATGCCCGTTTTGTTATATGGGATTAAGTCAATTAGAAGAAGCGGTTGAATCATTCGATGAGGAAGTTAATTTATCATTTCATTCTTTCGTCCTTGCAGATCCGACGTCTAAAAAATTAATGGGTGATGTTCATAAGTACAAAGAATCTTTTAATGTACGAATTAAGCCTAAGAAACCCGTCAAGTTCAATACGTTTTTAGCACATCAAACTTTACATGCTATCAATGAAGCGGACCAATTAAACTTTATTAAAGATGCATATGAACTCGTCTTCGAAGAACAACAAAAGCTCGATGAGAAGACGTTAAAACCGTTATGGGAGAAGTATAATGTGACATCTGATGAAGTGATGACGGATGAAATGAAAGATAAGGTACTTACAATTCATCAAGAAGCGGTTAAAGATGAAGTCGAACAAATTCCAGTCGTTGTCATTGATGACCAATATGCTGTAGTAGGTGCCCAACGTAAAGAAGGATATTTGAAAGCAATGGAACAAGCAAAAGCAGGAGAAGCATAA
- a CDS encoding glutathione peroxidase, with translation MKQSIYDIKVATVQGETYELSKYKDKVMIIVNTASKCGLTPQFEGLQHLYDSYKDQGLVILGFPCNQFANQEPGNAEEAESLCQLNYGVTFPMHEKIYVNGDNTHPLFEHLKSEQKGLFGSAIKWNFTKFVISRDGQVVKRFSPKDDPKSMKETIESLL, from the coding sequence ATGAAACAGTCAATATATGATATTAAAGTGGCGACAGTACAAGGTGAGACATACGAACTTTCAAAGTATAAGGACAAAGTAATGATCATCGTTAATACAGCAAGTAAATGTGGATTAACACCTCAGTTTGAAGGATTACAACACCTTTATGATAGTTATAAAGATCAAGGGCTCGTCATTTTAGGATTCCCATGTAATCAATTTGCAAATCAAGAGCCAGGGAATGCTGAAGAAGCTGAATCTCTTTGTCAATTGAACTATGGTGTAACATTTCCTATGCACGAAAAAATTTACGTCAACGGCGACAACACTCACCCACTCTTTGAACACTTAAAGTCAGAACAAAAAGGACTATTCGGCAGTGCGATTAAATGGAATTTCACGAAATTCGTCATCTCTCGAGATGGTCAAGTCGTCAAGCGATTCTCACCGAAGGACGACCCGAAATCAATGAAGGAGACGATTGAATCTTTACTGTAA
- a CDS encoding CHY zinc finger protein, with product MIRGSLTDHKGRCIHYNSDVDIVSYRFPNDPHYYPCFQCYEAIHGHFPRNKYNISSEEHAVVCGACKQTIAINEYVQVNHCPHCHHQFNPGCHDHFHLYFNMN from the coding sequence ATGATTAGAGGTTCTTTAACTGATCACAAAGGACGTTGTATTCATTACAACAGTGACGTTGATATCGTCAGCTATCGTTTTCCTAACGATCCACACTACTATCCGTGTTTTCAATGCTATGAAGCAATACACGGACATTTCCCGAGAAATAAATATAATATTTCAAGCGAAGAACATGCCGTTGTGTGTGGTGCATGTAAACAGACGATTGCAATTAATGAATACGTTCAAGTTAACCATTGTCCGCACTGTCATCATCAGTTCAATCCTGGTTGTCATGACCACTTCCATTTATACTTCAATATGAATTGA
- a CDS encoding DMT family transporter, which yields MGWIYVMLAACFEVLGVIGLSLYSSKHTIRHFILFVGGFFMSFLFLYFSFQYLQLSIAYAVWVGLGTFFGVLASIVLFNESKHPLRLISLLLIILGVVGLKYYG from the coding sequence ATGGGTTGGATTTATGTCATGTTAGCTGCATGTTTCGAAGTCCTCGGAGTCATAGGCTTAAGTCTTTATAGTTCTAAACATACGATACGTCATTTTATATTGTTTGTCGGTGGATTTTTTATGAGTTTTTTATTTTTATATTTTAGCTTTCAATATTTACAACTGAGCATTGCATACGCTGTGTGGGTTGGTTTAGGTACATTTTTTGGAGTGCTCGCAAGTATCGTATTATTTAATGAGTCGAAACATCCGTTAAGGCTAATCAGTTTATTGCTCATTATTTTAGGTGTTGTCGGTCTCAAGTATTACGGATAG
- a CDS encoding TetR/AcrR family transcriptional regulator, producing MTIKKEDIIINAAFTCFADKGYAQTSIQDIANAANISKGSFYTYFENKEDLLIQLVKGFQYQLKAQFQTITESKDSPQYKFIQFITMQLNLCYHNKDIIKMMLQDSFSKELEEVHKLLHKQKIIENAWFEHLIVHTFNVTKQSHIEDLSHVFEYIVKGIMGDIVSGYLKTIDFEQTAYAIYDILNTLSHNHSNYVLIQNNSLNEYSIEHIEQYIHSTLTEEHQLKTAKLMIKHLNKADFKEDDLIIVNALNDQFRDAHYELHLMVQKILKSSQS from the coding sequence ATGACGATAAAAAAAGAAGATATTATCATTAACGCTGCATTCACTTGTTTTGCAGACAAAGGCTACGCCCAAACTAGTATTCAAGACATTGCGAATGCCGCAAATATATCAAAAGGGTCTTTCTATACATATTTTGAGAATAAAGAAGATTTATTAATTCAGCTCGTGAAAGGATTCCAATATCAATTAAAAGCACAATTTCAAACCATTACTGAAAGTAAAGATTCACCTCAATATAAATTTATTCAATTTATCACAATGCAATTAAATTTGTGTTATCACAATAAAGACATTATTAAAATGATGTTGCAAGATTCATTCTCAAAAGAGTTAGAAGAAGTTCATAAGCTTTTACATAAACAAAAAATTATAGAAAATGCATGGTTTGAACATCTTATTGTCCATACATTTAATGTGACGAAACAATCTCATATTGAAGATTTATCACATGTATTTGAATACATCGTCAAAGGGATTATGGGGGATATTGTATCAGGCTATCTAAAAACGATTGATTTTGAACAGACGGCTTATGCAATATATGATATATTAAACACATTAAGTCACAATCATTCTAATTACGTGCTGATTCAAAACAATTCATTGAATGAATATTCTATAGAGCATATTGAACAATATATTCATTCTACTTTAACGGAAGAACATCAATTAAAAACTGCAAAACTGATGATCAAACATTTGAACAAAGCAGATTTCAAAGAAGATGATCTCATCATCGTCAACGCTTTGAACGATCAATTCCGTGATGCTCATTATGAACTTCATTTAATGGTCCAAAAAATACTAAAATCAAGTCAATCGTAA
- a CDS encoding cation:proton antiporter codes for MKETILLGAAVIIGLGIFSQWLAWRISWPTIVIMSLVGLLIGPGLNIVSPQEALGEFYKPIIAMAVALVLFEGSNSLNIKEINGVTKSVWRIITVGAFIAWILGSLAAHYIAGLSLGVSFVIGGIFIVTGPTVIIPLLRQAKLKPRTAAILKWEGIIVDPIGPLVALFAFEIVVVMQDHNGNLTDLAMFFVGAIVAAIIGVIVGIFLSYVVKKQYIPEYMTTPVIFAMVLLSFALSEQVMHETGMLCVTVLGVILAKSKHFISTMRDVDHFAENMSMILTSTVFILITASLKRETIMEVFSIEIILFVLAMLFIVRPLSIVIATINTELSFKERALLGWIAPRGIVALTVSSYFASIMKTRGFEDAELIPAITFALVFITVCAHGFTLSPLAKMLGLAHEKSEGLLIIGANKFTYQFASFCKQQNIPVMVVDNNAKRLSIFEENGIEVHHGQILTEEKRLEMDLTEYSKVLCMTDSFVFNLLSYETLSKQFGTNNTFLLPVYLDETYKDETIPEFMKSHLLFKESAVFEDLIYKIKHGHEIVGEVSSGSRKLSVHDDLDGTLLFIIHKESKEISMMTTNRTIKTEKGDMLVFLKSNENTQSQMIDIEGEGSLNG; via the coding sequence ATGAAAGAAACGATATTGCTTGGCGCTGCTGTTATTATAGGGCTTGGGATATTCTCGCAATGGCTTGCGTGGAGAATTTCCTGGCCTACAATTGTCATTATGTCTTTAGTGGGATTACTTATAGGACCGGGATTAAATATTGTATCACCGCAAGAAGCACTTGGAGAGTTCTATAAACCGATTATTGCAATGGCGGTAGCACTCGTACTATTCGAAGGTAGTAACAGTTTGAATATCAAAGAAATTAATGGTGTGACGAAGTCAGTTTGGCGAATTATTACGGTTGGTGCATTTATTGCCTGGATTTTAGGAAGTCTAGCTGCACATTATATTGCGGGACTAAGTTTAGGGGTATCTTTTGTCATTGGTGGAATCTTTATCGTGACAGGACCAACCGTCATTATCCCGTTATTACGACAAGCGAAATTGAAGCCTAGAACGGCGGCAATTTTGAAATGGGAAGGGATCATCGTCGATCCGATTGGTCCTCTTGTTGCATTATTTGCATTCGAAATTGTTGTCGTGATGCAAGATCATAACGGAAATTTAACCGATTTAGCAATGTTCTTTGTTGGAGCAATCGTAGCAGCGATTATCGGTGTAATCGTTGGTATATTTTTAAGTTATGTTGTGAAGAAACAATACATTCCAGAATATATGACGACACCTGTCATTTTTGCAATGGTATTACTTTCATTTGCACTCAGCGAACAAGTCATGCATGAAACAGGAATGCTATGTGTTACTGTACTTGGCGTCATCCTCGCGAAGTCAAAACATTTCATCTCGACGATGAGAGATGTTGACCATTTCGCCGAAAATATGTCGATGATTTTAACGTCAACAGTCTTTATCCTGATCACTGCATCGTTAAAACGTGAAACGATAATGGAAGTCTTTTCAATTGAGATTATATTATTTGTCCTTGCAATGTTGTTCATCGTCAGACCGTTGTCCATTGTTATTGCGACGATTAATACAGAACTTTCATTCAAGGAACGCGCATTACTTGGGTGGATTGCACCAAGAGGTATTGTCGCACTCACGGTATCGAGTTATTTTGCTTCAATCATGAAGACTAGAGGATTTGAAGATGCCGAACTGATTCCAGCTATTACGTTTGCACTCGTCTTTATTACAGTGTGTGCACACGGCTTTACATTATCACCACTCGCAAAAATGCTTGGGCTTGCTCACGAGAAATCTGAAGGATTGCTGATTATTGGTGCGAATAAGTTTACGTATCAATTCGCATCATTCTGTAAACAACAAAACATCCCAGTAATGGTTGTGGACAATAATGCTAAACGATTGTCAATATTTGAAGAGAATGGAATAGAAGTCCATCATGGTCAAATTTTAACTGAAGAAAAAAGGTTAGAGATGGATTTAACAGAATATAGTAAAGTGTTATGTATGACTGACTCATTCGTTTTCAATCTATTGTCTTATGAAACGTTGTCTAAACAATTTGGAACGAACAATACATTTTTACTACCTGTCTACTTAGATGAGACATATAAAGATGAAACGATTCCTGAATTTATGAAATCTCATTTGTTATTTAAAGAGAGTGCGGTATTTGAAGATTTAATCTATAAAATTAAGCACGGTCATGAAATTGTAGGGGAAGTTTCATCAGGGTCAAGGAAACTATCAGTTCATGATGATTTAGATGGTACACTATTATTTATTATCCATAAAGAAAGTAAAGAAATCTCAATGATGACAACAAATAGAACGATTAAAACGGAAAAAGGTGACATGCTCGTCTTTTTAAAGTCAAACGAAAACACACAATCACAAATGATAGATATTGAGGGTGAGGGGTCGCTCAATGGATAA
- a CDS encoding DegV family protein, translating into MTNIAWITDSTCALTEDYIKVHDIKVAPLKLILDDKEYKEMDELSYEEFYKLFDHNNQNATTSQPPIGEFVEIYEDIRDNSDYEVAIAIHASSKLTGTYQSSLAASDQTGFKTYVIDSKVGSYPLSKMIEAGIEMAEQGHEIERIVEVIQKMAHTLEMYLLPASLDQVKKSGRLTGAKSLLASILNLQLAIGFDDGAIVLKEKARSKKKLKTMMMNKMGELINHEHVKEICIMHCGNLDAVKEWEERIQSQFSSIRIVNQYLAPVAGVHTGLGTISIGWVQDFKSFL; encoded by the coding sequence ATGACAAACATTGCATGGATTACAGACTCAACATGTGCATTAACAGAAGACTATATTAAAGTACATGACATTAAAGTCGCGCCATTGAAGTTAATTCTAGATGACAAAGAATATAAAGAAATGGATGAGTTGAGTTACGAGGAGTTCTATAAGTTATTTGACCATAATAACCAGAATGCAACAACGAGCCAGCCACCAATTGGTGAATTCGTTGAAATATATGAAGACATTCGCGATAATAGCGACTATGAAGTTGCGATAGCAATTCACGCTTCAAGTAAATTGACTGGAACGTATCAATCATCTCTAGCAGCAAGTGATCAAACAGGATTCAAAACATACGTGATTGATTCTAAAGTCGGATCATATCCACTCTCTAAAATGATTGAAGCAGGCATTGAAATGGCTGAACAAGGACATGAAATTGAACGCATTGTTGAAGTCATTCAAAAGATGGCACATACGTTAGAGATGTATCTGTTACCAGCATCATTAGACCAAGTGAAGAAGAGTGGCCGCTTAACTGGAGCGAAGAGCTTACTTGCAAGCATCTTGAACTTACAACTTGCGATTGGCTTTGATGATGGTGCGATCGTTCTGAAAGAAAAAGCACGTTCTAAGAAAAAGTTAAAAACTATGATGATGAATAAAATGGGTGAATTAATTAATCATGAGCACGTTAAAGAAATCTGCATTATGCATTGTGGTAATTTGGATGCTGTGAAAGAATGGGAAGAACGAATTCAATCACAATTCAGCTCAATTCGAATTGTTAATCAATATTTAGCTCCTGTTGCTGGAGTACACACAGGCCTAGGCACAATTAGTATTGGTTGGGTTCAAGATTTCAAATCGTTCTTATAA
- a CDS encoding DMT family transporter, with protein MKYYLYLIGTCLSEIVWVVGFNIANGWLDWFYVILFVTFDFYLLSKACEGLPTSTVYATFAGIGTVGTVLIDMYWFDNTLSLIHLVCIALIAIGVIGLHLSDHYKGVS; from the coding sequence ATGAAGTATTATTTATATTTGATCGGGACATGTTTAAGCGAAATTGTATGGGTTGTAGGGTTTAACATTGCGAATGGATGGCTAGACTGGTTTTATGTCATTTTATTTGTCACGTTTGACTTTTATTTATTATCGAAAGCGTGTGAAGGATTACCGACAAGCACGGTATATGCCACGTTTGCAGGCATTGGAACCGTTGGGACAGTGCTGATTGATATGTATTGGTTTGATAATACACTGTCATTAATCCATTTAGTTTGTATAGCACTCATTGCCATCGGAGTCATTGGCTTGCATCTATCAGATCATTACAAAGGAGTATCATAA